A region of the Arsenicicoccus dermatophilus genome:
TTGCTGACCGCTGTCGCCGGATGGACCCTGGCCCGAATGATTCGCGTCCCGCTGGTACTGGAGATCCGGGACCTGTGGCCAGAGTCCTTCGTCGCAGCAGGGCTTCTCACCCGCGGATCACCGCCTCATCGAGTTCTCGAGGCGATCGAACGGTTCGTCGTCCGACGAGCTGACGAGATCGTCGTCGTCACGCCAGGTTGGGAGCAGCACCTCTCAAGGCTGGGCGCCGATCTGCAACACTGCACGATCGTTCCCAACGGAACGGAGCCCTACGACTTACACCTCTCGTCCAACGACCGCGAGAAGAGGCGCCGTTCCCTGGGGATCGACCGGACGACAGCGGTATTCGCGGGGGCGCACGGACCCAAGGACGGGATCGACCTGATCCTCGATGCTGCGGCAAGCATCCCCGAGGTGGACTTCTTGCTCGTCGGTGACGGCCCGGCCAAGGACGACGCCCAATCTCGTGCCCGGCGGGAGGGCCTGAGCAACGTCCGGTTCACTGACCCCGTCCCGAAGCAAGACCTCCCGGTGCTGCTGGCCTGCTGCGACATCGGCGTCCACTCCGTGACGCCGTTGGATGTCTTCCGGCTCGGAATGAGCCCCAACAAGCTGTTCGACTATCTGGCGGCGGGTCTGCCCGTCGTCAGCAACGCCGGGGATGCGGT
Encoded here:
- a CDS encoding glycosyltransferase family 4 protein, producing the protein MRRVLVLNQFALPRDQGGGTRHADLFSRCPGWRSVVLTGDRNHYSQKRFTTDDPGFRLLPVPASDGSPRARLASWVAYCVQALGFGLRHRPDVVFASSPHLLTAVAGWTLARMIRVPLVLEIRDLWPESFVAAGLLTRGSPPHRVLEAIERFVVRRADEIVVVTPGWEQHLSRLGADLQHCTIVPNGTEPYDLHLSSNDREKRRRSLGIDRTTAVFAGAHGPKDGIDLILDAAASIPEVDFLLVGDGPAKDDAQSRARREGLSNVRFTDPVPKQDLPVLLACCDIGVHSVTPLDVFRLGMSPNKLFDYLAAGLPVVSNAGDAVTGLIGRDRCGHVGDSGSLADGIRLVQAADDQQRATWRHTAHTLIRTRFSRGEAARCLATVLDRVCDDHAGRRTPR